The proteins below come from a single Candidatus Binatia bacterium genomic window:
- a CDS encoding phosphotransferase: MPNLPTPETIDAAWLTERLRDAGHATATVRGLTKQRIGTGQVGMCIRYELDLEGADASTPRTLVGKFASDDPTSRQTGILLKNYIKEVSFYRELVSRLSISTPRCYYADIEGDGPDFVLLLEDMAPAEQGDQLAGCSPEIAKAAVLELVGLHAPSWKDETLRGPEWLGEPSDMTIQMGRMLYKTNLPGFLERYGARLAPDEVAIIEAVAESQGPPFQLLRDPWSLVHIDYRLDNLLIDAAQTPPRISVVDWQSVALGSPLSDVAYFLGAGLLAEDRRPVEEEIVRAYHGALGDAGVSGYAWEDCWQDYRRGTFSGFAVTIIASMLVGQTERGDEMFVAMASRHARHAIDMGAGELLG; the protein is encoded by the coding sequence ATGCCGAATCTACCGACCCCGGAGACGATCGACGCCGCCTGGCTCACGGAGCGCTTACGCGACGCCGGGCACGCCACTGCGACGGTTCGCGGTCTCACCAAGCAACGGATCGGCACCGGCCAGGTGGGGATGTGCATCCGCTACGAGCTCGACCTGGAAGGAGCCGACGCCTCGACGCCTCGGACGCTCGTTGGGAAGTTCGCATCGGACGATCCGACGAGTCGGCAGACGGGGATTCTTCTCAAGAACTACATCAAGGAGGTGTCGTTCTATCGCGAGCTCGTCTCGCGCCTCTCGATCTCGACGCCGCGGTGCTACTACGCCGACATCGAGGGCGACGGGCCCGACTTCGTGTTGCTGCTCGAAGACATGGCCCCGGCAGAGCAGGGCGATCAGCTCGCGGGCTGTTCGCCCGAGATCGCGAAGGCGGCGGTGCTCGAGTTGGTCGGCCTGCACGCGCCGAGTTGGAAGGACGAGACGCTGCGCGGGCCCGAGTGGCTCGGCGAACCGAGCGACATGACCATCCAGATGGGGCGCATGCTCTACAAGACGAACCTACCGGGGTTCCTCGAGCGGTACGGTGCGCGCCTCGCTCCGGACGAGGTGGCGATCATCGAGGCGGTCGCCGAATCGCAGGGGCCGCCGTTCCAGTTGCTCCGGGATCCGTGGTCGCTGGTCCACATCGATTACCGGCTCGACAATCTCCTGATTGACGCGGCGCAGACGCCGCCGCGCATTTCGGTCGTGGATTGGCAGAGTGTGGCGCTCGGGAGCCCGCTGTCCGATGTCGCCTATTTCCTCGGGGCCGGACTTCTCGCCGAAGATCGGCGCCCGGTGGAGGAGGAGATCGTCCGAGCCTATCACGGCGCTCTGGGTGACGCGGGTGTGTCCGGCTACGCGTGGGAGGATTGCTGGCAGGACTATCGCCGCGGCACGTTCTCCGGTTTCGCCGTGACGATCATCGCGTCGATGCTGGTCGGGCAAACCGAGCGCGGTGATGAAATGTTTGTCGCGATGGCGAGTCGGCACGCGCGCCACGCCATCGACATGGGCGCCGGCGAGCTCCTCGGTTAA
- a CDS encoding alpha/beta fold hydrolase, translating into MSIQSIIFVHGANHGSWCWELMRPLLSAPFASLDLPGRGMFPLDPAEIEIGAWVDHVCNAITGPDLHDVILVGHSLAGITLPRVVDRIPDRIAHVVYVAAAVPAAGESIADMVLDGKAPPATVGPPEDAAVRAAFCNDMDERQTKFVLERLVPEAGRPFAEPMDLAGLAHPVPRTFVKLLRDQSLRPQLQDEVIERLAPVNVVELDTGHDVMISKPQALAPILNALTKKN; encoded by the coding sequence ATGAGCATTCAGAGCATCATCTTCGTACACGGCGCGAACCACGGGTCGTGGTGCTGGGAGCTGATGCGCCCGCTCCTGTCCGCGCCGTTCGCGAGCCTGGATCTCCCCGGCCGTGGCATGTTTCCGCTCGACCCCGCCGAGATCGAGATCGGCGCGTGGGTCGACCACGTCTGCAACGCGATCACCGGCCCCGATCTCCACGATGTCATCCTCGTCGGGCACTCTCTCGCGGGGATCACGCTCCCCCGTGTCGTCGACCGGATTCCGGATCGAATCGCCCACGTGGTCTACGTCGCCGCAGCGGTCCCCGCCGCCGGCGAATCGATCGCCGACATGGTCCTCGACGGGAAAGCCCCCCCGGCGACGGTCGGACCGCCGGAGGACGCCGCCGTCCGGGCGGCTTTCTGCAACGACATGGACGAGCGCCAGACGAAGTTCGTTCTCGAACGACTCGTCCCCGAGGCTGGCAGGCCGTTCGCCGAGCCGATGGACCTCGCGGGACTCGCCCATCCAGTGCCGCGCACCTTCGTGAAACTTCTTCGCGACCAGTCGCTGCGCCCGCAACTACAAGACGAGGTGATCGAGCGACTCGCCCCAGTGAACGTCGTCGAGCTCGACACCGGCCACGACGTGATGATCTCGAAGCCGCAAGCACTCGCGCCGATCCTGAACGCGCTCACCAAGAAAAACTGA